A region of the Candidatus Margulisiibacteriota bacterium genome:
TTAGGGTTGAAATGTGGGCCGGACGAGATAAGGAGACCAAAGCCAGGTTGATCGATGAATTGACCAATAAGGTTTGCGAAATAACAAAATGCCCGCCGGAAGCGGTAATTGTCGTGATCGAAGATATTCCCAAAGAAAATTGGGGCCAGAACGGAAAACAGGGAGGTTAATTATGGAACAGAGTGAATTATTAAAAAAGATCAATACCGATCTGATGATAGCGATGAAAGGGAAGGACGAGTTCCGTTTAGCGGTTCTCCGGATGATGAAAAGCAAGGTTTTATACGTCAACGCGCGCGGTGAGATCTCGGAAGCGGAAGTAATTAAAATATT
Encoded here:
- a CDS encoding tautomerase family protein; this translates as MPIVRVEMWAGRDKETKARLIDELTNKVCEITKCPPEAVIVVIEDIPKENWGQNGKQGG